GACACGCTTGATATTGTCAAGGCGTTTGATGATGTTATGAGTTTTATGAAGGAGCATGAGTTTGATGTATGCTACAGGGAAGAATTGGCTTACATCTGTACCCGCCATTTTTTCTACCGTTATCCGGCACTGTTTTATATTAAGGAAGCAAGTCTGAAATTGAAAAAGCGAATGGTGAAAGAGACACATGATTTCCTGGACCGTAACTTCCCCGACTGGAGAGAAAACCACTATTTAAAATATTCCAGTTCACCGGCTGTTAAAAAACGCCTGAAGCTATATTGCAGCAGAAACAAAATGCTTATATCAGTTACTTTAAACAGAATAGTGCCTCAGGGTATCCAGCAGAGGGTGAGAGCGCTCGGAAAGAAAATATCAGGTTTTCTGCATGAGTTAAAGCACGCGAGGTCAAGGAAAAGAGTAATTGCGCAGAAGCTTAAATTTCTTCGTGTGTTTCGGAGGTCTGCGGGTTATGATTACACACTTGCCTGCCTGAAATCAGGTGTCAGTAAAAAGCAGATTTTTCTGGAGTCAAGCCGTGGAGAGGACATCGGGAGCGATATTTTTCATATGATCCGCATCTTCCACAGACCGGAATTCGAAGAGTATCAGATTTTGCTTGCGGTCAGTGAGAAAAGCAGGCAAAAGTGGGAAAAACTCTCACAAATGTATCAGCTGGACAGAGTGCAGACCTTAGAAGTCAATTCGCAGGCTTACACCGAGGCGCTTGCGGCATCCGGCTATCTGATTACAGATACACCGCTGCCTGGATACTTTGTGAAAAGAGAGGGGCAGGTGTATTTCCATATTCCAAACGAAACTCCCTTGAAAATGCTGGGAAGGCAGGTACAGGGACGCGAATTTGCACTGGGAGATGAGCAGAGAAACTCTTTGATCTCAGACGTGATGCTGTTTCAGAACGAATATTCCAGAGATATTTTCCTGGATGATTATATGCTGCACAACATTTATCCGGGAAAGATCATGCTTGCAGGGCATCCGCGCAGCAGTGCACTGATTCAGGGTGAGATGTCTGAACGCATCATCCGGGATTGTGGTCTGAGCGGAAAACAGGTGATCGCTTACATGCCGGTCTGGCGGGGCGCGCAGATTAAAAAGAATTTTGAGATACAGTTGAAGATCATTTATCAGTATCTGTCACAGATTGACAGGCTTCTTACGGATGACCAACTGTTTTTTGTAAAACTGCATCCGTACGTGGCAGATGCTGTTGACTATTCCGTTTACCGGCATATCCGTTCGTTTCCGGAAGAGTATGAGACATATGACTTTTTAAGTGCAGCGGATGTTCTGGTCACGGACTATTCAGGGGTGATGTTTGACTTTGGGGTTACCGGCAGGAAAATGATTCTGTTTACATATGACCGGGAAGCGTATCTCAGCGAGAACGGGATGTACATTGATCTCGATGATTTAGGACTGCCGATAGTCGATACGGCTGAAACACTGATATCTGAGATTGCGGAGCCGAATGCCGGATATGGGGAATTCCGGGAGAGATACTGTTCTTTTGACGTTGCCGATACGGCTGAGAAAGTATGCCGTTCTCTGGTGTCTGTCGGAGGCGGTGTGGAGACAGAAAGTGCTGAGACTGCGGCAAAACGGGAAAAGGTTCTGATTTATCTGGATAATATTTCGGACAAAATAAACTTCAGTAAGCTGATCCAGGAAATCAATCAGGTAAATACCAATGAGTGCGACTATTATATCTGCTTTAAAGAAAGTGCGGCACAGAAAAACACCCTGGTGCTGCGGGAACTTAAAAAAGAGATCGGATATCTGCCGCTTGCCGGAGGACTTGATGCAACAAACGGTGAACTCGCCGCGCGGAGGATGTATCTGAGACTTGGAATGAAAAACGGCATGATCAACAGAAAGATGAAGCGTCTGTGTGAGAGAGAGCTGAAGAAGTATTTTGGAAATGCTGAGTTCGATTATGTTATATACTTTAACGGAATGAGTCTTATGAATCTGAAAATGCTGAGCTATATGCATGGCAAAAAGATCTGCAATCTTACGAAGTTTTCATTAGAGTCCTATCAGAATAAGAAAGCCTACCGCTCGAAGGTGGATTCAATGATGAAAGGAAAAGCAGGATTTGATGTATATTGTATCAATCAGGAATTTACAGGAACCGGAATTTATCAAAAGACAAAAAACAAGGAAAACTACCGTGTTATGGATCTGGATCACAGCAGCATCCGTAGAATGATGGAGGTGTGACATTGAAAACAGGTATCGTAACATTTCACAGTGCGTATAATTTCGGAGCAAGCCTGCAGACATGGGCGCTGCAGACGGCGCTTGAGAGGATTGGAGCAGAACCTTTTGTAGTCAATTACAGACCACATGTGATAGACAATCTCTACGATCCCATGGCGCGGACGAAAGGTCTGAGCAGATATCGTTTTTATCGGAAACTGACGAGGCCGCAGCTGATACTCCGGCATGAAAGATATGAAAAATTTATGAGGGATGAGTATCATCTGCTTGGGGAGTATCATACTTACGAGGAGCTGAAGAATGCAGATATGGGTCTTGATGCCTGTATCGTAGGAAGCGACCAGGTATGGAATGTACAGCATACAGGCGGTTATGACCCTGCCTTTTTTCTGGAATTTCTCGGCGACGATGTTAAAAAGATTTCTTATGCGGCGAGTATAGGAAGCGACTACATCCTCCCGGTGTATCATGAGCAATACCGCAGAGGACTTGGGCAGCTCGATTTCATTTCGGTCCGTGAGGCCAGTGCACGTCCGGCGCTCGCTCAATTGACGGATAAAGAGATTGATGTTGTACTGGACCCGACCCTGCTGCTTGATAAGGAAGAATACGAGGCTCTGAAGGTTAAAAGGGAGCATAGGGAAAAATACATTTTTGTATATATGATGGAGTATAATACGGAACTGGTGAAATTTGCAAATTATATGTCCCGTTTGCTGGGGCTTCCGATTGTGCAGAAGAGAGAACAGCCGTATTTTATCAATGAACTGGAGACATGTTTTACATCGATACCGGGAGAATTCCTGGATTATATCGAGAATGCAGAATTTGTCCTCACCAATTCTTTTCATGGCACGGTATTTTCCGTGATTTATGAAAAACCATTTATATCAATGCTTCACTCGGGCACGGGCAGCCGGACATCCGACCTGCTTAAGACGCTGAACCTTACGGATCACCTGATGGACAGCGCGCAGGAAGGCGCAGCTTTTGAACGAATGGCATTTGACAGAAAAGAAGAGACACGCAGTCTTCTTCTGAAAAACCGGGAACATTCGATAGCGTATCTTCAGAGAGCACTCGGGGTGGCTCCGGAATAACCGAAAAACCTAAGAGTGAAGTGAAACAGTTGAAATAAGTAAAAAAAATGGATGACAGAGGGATCCCTGAAAAGAGCAGCGTCTTCGGGGATCCCATGATTTTTTTATGAAGACTTCATACTTTCTTAATAAGTATGAAGGGGGTTTGCGGTTGATTTTTCCATAGTAATAGTGTAAATTTATACATAGCGAAGGTGGAGTTTGAGGGAGAGGAGAGTATTGCTATGTCTTATGGAAAAATACGTACAGCCCTGTTGTGTGCAGGGATAACCCTGATGATGGCAACGTGTGTAAACGCTGCTTCTGAGGAACCGGGTGAGCCGGAAGTTACTGTGGAAAGCACAGGGAATGAAGGCACGGAGTCCGGACAAACAGAGAAAACAACAGAACCGGAGGAGGAGAAGTCTGCGGGAGAAGTGACTCCGGAGGGATTCCAGCCTGGGGAGTTACCGGCCACGCCTGAAGAGGAGACGGGGAACGGGTCGGATACCGGCAGCAAAGTGACAGAGATTCCGGGAGCTGCGGCAGATACGGATAACATCCTGCCGACGGATGATGATCTCAATCAGGCTGACCAGTCGACGGCCGGTGTATGGGCGCAGGATGGTCAGGGCGGATGGAAGTATTTCGTAGACGGTGCAGAGCTGACAGGACTGCAGTCTGTCAATGGTAAGACGTATTTCTTTGATGATGCAGGAATTTTACAGACAGGCTTCCAGACCATAGAAGGCGTCAGGTATTATTTTAATCCGAATGGACAGGAGCCCTCCCTGGGACTGGGGGCAATGATGACTTCTGTCTGGATTAATGAAGGAGGAGCGGATTACTATCTGGGAGATGACGGTGTGCCGCTGATCGGTCAGGCATTGATCGGATCGAAAAGATACTGCTTTGATGCGGACGGCAGACTGCTGACCGGCTGGCAGACGATCGGTGATAATACATATTACCTTCAGGCAGACGGAAGTGCAGGAGAGAAGGGCCGGATGTATACAGGCTGGCAGACCATGAATAACAAAGTCTATTATTTCCAGATGGGAAACACGGATGGAAATATTGGCGCGATGTATACTGGCCGTAAGATGATGAACGGTAAAGTCTACTACTTCCACCCCGACGGTGATTTCGGAGAACGGGGACGAATGTACACAGGCTGGCAGACGATCGGAAGCAACATCCATTATTTCCAGATGGGCGGAGATCTCGGAGAGAAGGGCCAGATGTATACGGGCTGGCGAACGATGAACAACAAAGTCTATTATTTCCAGAAGGGTAACAATGATGGAAACATCGGTAAGATGTATACCGGCCGTAAGATGATGAATGGCAAGGTCTATTATTTTCAGATGGGAGGAGATCTCGGAGAGCGTGGACACATGTACACGGGCTGGCGTACGATCGGTGATAATATCAATTACTTCCAGATGGGAGGCAATGTCGGAGAAAAAGGCCAGATGTATACGGGCTGGCGTACGATGAATAACAAAGTCTATTATTTCCAGAAGGGGAATTCGGACGGTAATATCGGCAAAATGTATACGGGACTGCGCACAATGAACGGAAAGAGGTATTATTTCCAGATCGGCGGCAAAGTTGGAGAAAAGGGTCATATGTATACCGGATGGAGGACGATCGGAAAAAACGTCAACTATTTCCAGATGGGCGGTAAAGCAGGCGAGAAAGGTCAGATGTACACCGGTTGGAAGACCATGAACAGCAAGGTTTATTATTTCCAGGTGGGAAATGCTGACGGTAACGTCGGCGCGCTGTATACGGGCTGGCATACGATGAAAGGCAAATCCTATTATTTCCAGATAAACGGCGTCAAAGGTGAAAAGGGTCAGATGTATACCGGATGGAAGACGCTAAACAAAGAGAGATACTGGTTTAAGGAAACGGGAGCTCACGGAGTGCGCGGTGCAAGCCTGACGGGCTGGCAGCGGTATAAGAATGAATGGTATTATCTGCAGCCGAAGGAAAAAGGCGCGATGGCGACCGGCTGGACATATGTACCGATTAACAACTCATCCTACAGAGATACGAGTATCAGCAGCTATAAGTATTACTTCAGACCGGACTCCAGCGGGGGACCGAAGGGATCTCTGATGCAGGATGTGTCCGGGCTGATCGGGCGTCAGGAAGGCAGAGACGGATATCGTGCAGAGATTGACAGGACACACTGTGTTGTGACGATCTATGCCAAGGATGAGACAGGAAAGTATCGCATCCCGGTGAAGGCAATGACGTGTTCTGTTGGGCTGCCTGATACTCCAACACCGAGGAGCTCATATCAGTACCCATTCCGAACGATAGAGAAACTGCGTTGGGGTGAACTGATGGGACCCTCTTACGGACAGTATTGTACAAGGATTGTTGCAGGTATTCTGTTCCACTCTGTGGCAGGAAGCAATACAACATCATACAACCTGTCGGCAGGCAACTATAATATGCTGGGATCACCCGCATCTCATGGGTGTGTACGCCTTTGTGTGAGAGATGCCAAATGGATCTACGATAACTGCGATCTGGGTATGCAGGTAGTCATTCGTGACAACATGTATCTGCCGTTTGACAAGCCGGCAACTATTAAAATTCCTGCCGGACAGACATGGGATCCGACAGACCCCAACATCTAATATATGATTGTTGTATGGGAAAGAAATAAGTAACTGTAAAACACACAGTAAAAGCGAAAGGTGTCGTGGAAGATGAAAAAGAAAATTATTGCAATAGCGGCGTGCATGTGTTTGAGTCTGGGGGCTTTCGGCGTCGTGTACGCGGCAGAGGGGGATCCTCAGTCTGGGAGTATTCTGCAGGATGAGCAGGAGTCTCCATCTGCGGAGAGTGATAGTGCCGTGGAGGACGCAATCGTACCGGAGGTGCCGCCGGCTGAAGAACCGGAAGTGACGGAGGAGCCGGATGCCACGGAAGAACCGGATGTAACCGAAGAGCCGGAAGACACAGGGGATGCAGAAGTCATACCAGTACCCGTGCCGGACAGCGGGCTTGACGGAAACTCAGCGGCTTCTGCGGATGCGACGCAAAATACTGCGGCTCTGACAGGCTGGCAGAAAGTCGGAGAAGACTGGCTGTATTATGGAACTACGCCAGGCGAAGAGCCTGTAAAAGGTTTGCAGCAGGATATCAACGGGAAGACGTATTTCTTCGATGATGCAGGGATTTTGCAGACAGGATTCCAGACGGTCAACGGGACAAAATACTATTTTAATCCGAATGGTGAGGAGCCGTCCCTGGGTCTCGGTGCGATGATGAAGTCCGTGTGGGTTACCGAGGCAAATAAGTATTATTATCTTGGAGAAGACGGCGTACCGGTGAGCGGCGAGATCAAGCTCATCGGCTCCAAGAGATATGCGTTTGATGCAGAAGGCAGACTGCTGACAGGCTGGCAGACGATTGGAAATAACAACTATTATTTTCAGATCGGCGGTGATATCGGAGCCAAAGGGCAGATGTATACGGGCTGGAAGGCAATGAATGGCAAGGTCTATTATTTTCAGGTGGGAAATGCTGATGGAAATATCGGAAAAATGTCAACAGGCTGGAAGGCAATGAATGGCAAGAGATACTATTTCCAGGTCGGCGGTGACGCGGGATCCAAAGGCCAGATGTATACAGGCTGGAGGACGATTGGAAAGAATGTTTACTATCTCCAGATGGGAGGAAATATCGGAGAGAAGGGCCAGTTATACACGGGATTCAAAACGCTGAATCAGAAAGTGTTCTATTTCCAGAAGGGGAATTCAGATGGAAATATCGGTAAGATGTATACCAGCTGGCGAACGATCGACGGCCAGGTATTTTACTTTCAGCAGGGCGGTGTAAAGGGCGTCCAGGGGCAGATGTATACCGGATGGAGAGGAATCAGCGGTAAGGTCTTCTACTTTAAGCCGACTGGTGCATACGGCTCGAAAGGTGCCCGTCTGACAGGCTGGCAGACAATCGGAAACAAACGCTTTTTCTTCCAGCGCGCGGGTGTAGTGGGCAATGCGGGGCGCCTGCTGACAGGCTGGCAGAACATTGATGGCAAGAAATACTATCTGCAGGAGACAGGTGCATACGGCACCAAAGGTCAGATGGCCAAGAACGGCTGGCAGAAAATATCCAATACGTGGTACTATTTCCAGTCGAACGGTACCGTGAAAACAGGATGGCTGAGAGACGGCAGTCAGTGGTACTATCTGAAATCAAACGGCGC
The Ruminococcus gauvreauii genome window above contains:
- a CDS encoding bifunctional glycosyltransferase/CDP-glycerol:glycerophosphate glycerophosphotransferase — translated: MCKISVIVPVYKVERYLRTCLDSLVNQTLEDIEIIAVNDGSPDNSPAILEEYEKKYSPKVRVYSIENHGVSYARNYGADRANGEYLLFVDSDDFVEPQMCEVLYEKASGDGNDIVLCNRNNIYENPGGKDTVNKNFMMTASQNFTISQYPFELCWISPFPWDKLVRRELFLSVKFTENMRFEDLAYVLKLACVAKNIGVVKDHLYNYRRTTTGGFLNSFSEDTLDIVKAFDDVMSFMKEHEFDVCYREELAYICTRHFFYRYPALFYIKEASLKLKKRMVKETHDFLDRNFPDWRENHYLKYSSSPAVKKRLKLYCSRNKMLISVTLNRIVPQGIQQRVRALGKKISGFLHELKHARSRKRVIAQKLKFLRVFRRSAGYDYTLACLKSGVSKKQIFLESSRGEDIGSDIFHMIRIFHRPEFEEYQILLAVSEKSRQKWEKLSQMYQLDRVQTLEVNSQAYTEALAASGYLITDTPLPGYFVKREGQVYFHIPNETPLKMLGRQVQGREFALGDEQRNSLISDVMLFQNEYSRDIFLDDYMLHNIYPGKIMLAGHPRSSALIQGEMSERIIRDCGLSGKQVIAYMPVWRGAQIKKNFEIQLKIIYQYLSQIDRLLTDDQLFFVKLHPYVADAVDYSVYRHIRSFPEEYETYDFLSAADVLVTDYSGVMFDFGVTGRKMILFTYDREAYLSENGMYIDLDDLGLPIVDTAETLISEIAEPNAGYGEFRERYCSFDVADTAEKVCRSLVSVGGGVETESAETAAKREKVLIYLDNISDKINFSKLIQEINQVNTNECDYYICFKESAAQKNTLVLRELKKEIGYLPLAGGLDATNGELAARRMYLRLGMKNGMINRKMKRLCERELKKYFGNAEFDYVIYFNGMSLMNLKMLSYMHGKKICNLTKFSLESYQNKKAYRSKVDSMMKGKAGFDVYCINQEFTGTGIYQKTKNKENYRVMDLDHSSIRRMMEV
- a CDS encoding polysaccharide pyruvyl transferase family protein, translating into MKTGIVTFHSAYNFGASLQTWALQTALERIGAEPFVVNYRPHVIDNLYDPMARTKGLSRYRFYRKLTRPQLILRHERYEKFMRDEYHLLGEYHTYEELKNADMGLDACIVGSDQVWNVQHTGGYDPAFFLEFLGDDVKKISYAASIGSDYILPVYHEQYRRGLGQLDFISVREASARPALAQLTDKEIDVVLDPTLLLDKEEYEALKVKREHREKYIFVYMMEYNTELVKFANYMSRLLGLPIVQKREQPYFINELETCFTSIPGEFLDYIENAEFVLTNSFHGTVFSVIYEKPFISMLHSGTGSRTSDLLKTLNLTDHLMDSAQEGAAFERMAFDRKEETRSLLLKNREHSIAYLQRALGVAPE
- a CDS encoding L,D-transpeptidase — its product is MSYGKIRTALLCAGITLMMATCVNAASEEPGEPEVTVESTGNEGTESGQTEKTTEPEEEKSAGEVTPEGFQPGELPATPEEETGNGSDTGSKVTEIPGAAADTDNILPTDDDLNQADQSTAGVWAQDGQGGWKYFVDGAELTGLQSVNGKTYFFDDAGILQTGFQTIEGVRYYFNPNGQEPSLGLGAMMTSVWINEGGADYYLGDDGVPLIGQALIGSKRYCFDADGRLLTGWQTIGDNTYYLQADGSAGEKGRMYTGWQTMNNKVYYFQMGNTDGNIGAMYTGRKMMNGKVYYFHPDGDFGERGRMYTGWQTIGSNIHYFQMGGDLGEKGQMYTGWRTMNNKVYYFQKGNNDGNIGKMYTGRKMMNGKVYYFQMGGDLGERGHMYTGWRTIGDNINYFQMGGNVGEKGQMYTGWRTMNNKVYYFQKGNSDGNIGKMYTGLRTMNGKRYYFQIGGKVGEKGHMYTGWRTIGKNVNYFQMGGKAGEKGQMYTGWKTMNSKVYYFQVGNADGNVGALYTGWHTMKGKSYYFQINGVKGEKGQMYTGWKTLNKERYWFKETGAHGVRGASLTGWQRYKNEWYYLQPKEKGAMATGWTYVPINNSSYRDTSISSYKYYFRPDSSGGPKGSLMQDVSGLIGRQEGRDGYRAEIDRTHCVVTIYAKDETGKYRIPVKAMTCSVGLPDTPTPRSSYQYPFRTIEKLRWGELMGPSYGQYCTRIVAGILFHSVAGSNTTSYNLSAGNYNMLGSPASHGCVRLCVRDAKWIYDNCDLGMQVVIRDNMYLPFDKPATIKIPAGQTWDPTDPNI
- a CDS encoding L,D-transpeptidase family protein, giving the protein MKKKIIAIAACMCLSLGAFGVVYAAEGDPQSGSILQDEQESPSAESDSAVEDAIVPEVPPAEEPEVTEEPDATEEPDVTEEPEDTGDAEVIPVPVPDSGLDGNSAASADATQNTAALTGWQKVGEDWLYYGTTPGEEPVKGLQQDINGKTYFFDDAGILQTGFQTVNGTKYYFNPNGEEPSLGLGAMMKSVWVTEANKYYYLGEDGVPVSGEIKLIGSKRYAFDAEGRLLTGWQTIGNNNYYFQIGGDIGAKGQMYTGWKAMNGKVYYFQVGNADGNIGKMSTGWKAMNGKRYYFQVGGDAGSKGQMYTGWRTIGKNVYYLQMGGNIGEKGQLYTGFKTLNQKVFYFQKGNSDGNIGKMYTSWRTIDGQVFYFQQGGVKGVQGQMYTGWRGISGKVFYFKPTGAYGSKGARLTGWQTIGNKRFFFQRAGVVGNAGRLLTGWQNIDGKKYYLQETGAYGTKGQMAKNGWQKISNTWYYFQSNGTVKTGWLRDGSQWYYLKSNGAMATGWNYVDSYKYYFRPNSSGGPQGSLVQDVSSMVSGPYYATVDRVRNVVMIYKKEGNYQIPVKAMTCSVGLPGTETPAGTFNTTVKYRWKELMGPSWGQYATRIVGGVLFHSVAGSAPNPYALPAAEYNRLGSPASHGCVRLCVRDAKWIYDNCSIGMQVTIGDNLYLPFDKPATILIPPSQNWDPTDPNI